Proteins encoded by one window of Micromonospora coxensis:
- the rplB gene encoding 50S ribosomal protein L2 produces MAIRKYKPTTPGRRGSSVADFAEITRSTPEKSLLAPLPKKGGRNAHGRITTRHHGGGHKRQYRLIDFKRVDKDGVPAKVAHIEYDPNRTARIALLHYADGEKRYIIAPKDLKQGDRVESGPSADIKPGNNLPLRNIPVGTTIHNVELRPGGGAKLARSAGVGIQLLGREGAYATLRMPSGEIRRVDVRCRASIGEIGNADQSNINWGKAGRMRWKGKRPTVRGVAMNPVDHPHGGGEGKTSGGRHPVNPQGKPEGRTRRKGQPSDRLIVRRRYATRKRG; encoded by the coding sequence ATGGCTATCCGTAAGTACAAGCCGACGACGCCGGGCCGGCGTGGCTCCAGCGTCGCCGACTTCGCCGAGATCACCCGGTCGACGCCCGAGAAGTCGCTGCTGGCTCCGCTGCCGAAGAAGGGCGGACGCAACGCCCACGGCCGGATCACCACCCGGCACCACGGTGGCGGCCACAAGCGGCAGTACCGTCTGATCGACTTCAAGCGGGTCGACAAGGACGGCGTGCCGGCCAAGGTCGCGCACATCGAGTACGACCCGAACCGCACCGCGCGCATCGCGCTGCTGCACTACGCCGACGGCGAGAAGCGCTACATCATCGCGCCGAAGGACCTGAAGCAGGGTGACCGGGTCGAGTCGGGCCCGAGCGCGGACATCAAGCCGGGCAACAACCTGCCGCTGCGCAACATCCCGGTCGGTACGACGATCCACAACGTGGAGCTTCGTCCGGGCGGCGGCGCCAAGCTGGCCCGTTCGGCCGGCGTCGGCATCCAGCTGCTCGGCCGTGAGGGCGCGTACGCGACCCTCCGCATGCCGTCCGGCGAGATCCGGCGGGTGGACGTGCGCTGCCGCGCCAGCATCGGCGAGATCGGCAACGCCGACCAGTCGAACATCAACTGGGGTAAGGCCGGCCGTATGCGGTGGAAGGGCAAGCGCCCGACCGTCCGTGGTGTCGCGATGAACCCGGTCGACCACCCGCACGGTGGTGGTGAGGGTAAGACCTCCGGTGGTCGCCACCCGGTCAACCCGCAGGGTAAGCCCGAGGGCCGCACCCGTCGTAAGGGCCAGCCGAGCGACCGGCTGATCGTCCGCCGCCGCTACGCCACGCGTAAGCGCGGCTGA
- the rpsG gene encoding 30S ribosomal protein S7, with translation MPRKGPAPRKPLVADPVYNSPLVTQLVNKILLRGKRQLAERIVYAALEGCREKTGTDPVVTLKRAMDNVKPTLEVRSRRVGGATYQVPVEVRPARATTLGLRWLVSYSRARREKTMVERLMNELLDASNGLGAAVKRREDTHKMAESNKAFAHYRW, from the coding sequence ATGCCGCGTAAGGGGCCCGCTCCGCGGAAGCCGCTGGTCGCTGACCCGGTGTACAACTCGCCGCTGGTCACCCAGCTGGTGAACAAGATCCTGCTGCGCGGCAAGCGCCAGCTCGCCGAGCGCATCGTGTACGCGGCCCTCGAGGGCTGCCGCGAGAAGACCGGCACCGACCCGGTCGTGACGCTCAAGCGCGCGATGGACAACGTCAAGCCGACCCTCGAGGTGCGCAGCCGCCGCGTCGGTGGCGCCACCTACCAGGTGCCGGTCGAGGTCCGTCCCGCCCGGGCGACCACCCTCGGTCTGCGCTGGCTGGTCAGCTACTCCCGCGCCCGGCGCGAGAAGACCATGGTCGAGCGGCTGATGAACGAGCTGCTGGACGCGAGCAACGGTCTGGGTGCCGCCGTCAAGCGGCGCGAGGACACGCACAAGATGGCCGAGTCCAACAAGGCCTTCGCGCACTACCGCTGGTAA
- the rpsL gene encoding 30S ribosomal protein S12 has translation MPTIQQLVRKGRQAKTTKTKTPALKGSPQRRGVCTRVYTTTPKKPNSALRKVARVKLSSQIEVTAYIPGVGHNLQEHSIVLVRGGRVKDLPGVRYKIVRGSLDTQGVRNRKQARSRYGAKKEKS, from the coding sequence GTGCCCACCATCCAGCAGCTGGTCCGAAAGGGCCGCCAGGCCAAGACGACCAAGACCAAGACCCCGGCGCTGAAGGGTTCCCCTCAGCGGCGCGGTGTGTGCACCCGCGTGTACACCACCACCCCCAAGAAGCCGAACTCAGCGCTCCGCAAGGTCGCGCGTGTCAAGCTCAGCAGCCAGATCGAGGTGACCGCCTACATCCCGGGCGTCGGTCACAACCTGCAGGAGCACTCGATCGTGCTCGTCCGCGGCGGTCGTGTGAAGGACCTCCCCGGCGTGCGTTACAAGATCGTCCGCGGTTCGCTGGACACCCAGGGTGTCCGCAACCGCAAGCAGGCGCGCAGCCGTTACGGCGCGAAGAAGGAGAAGAGCTGA
- the tuf gene encoding elongation factor Tu, translating into MAKAKFERTKPHVNIGTIGHIDHGKTTLTAAITKVLHDQFPDLNPYTPFDEIDKAPEEKARGITISIAHVEYQTEARHYAHVDCPGHADYIKNMITGAAQMDGAILVVAATDGPMPQTREHVLLARQVGVPYIVVALNKSDMVDDEELLELVELEVRELLSSQEYPGDDLPVVRVSALKALEGDPEWTGRLMELMNAVDTAIPQPERETEKPFLMPIEDVFTITGRGTVVTGRAERGILKPNEEVEIVGIREKSMKTTCTGIEMFRKLLDEARAGENVGLLLRGIKREDVERGMVVVKPGTTTPHTEFEATVYILSKEEGGRHTPFFQNYRPQFYFRTTDVTGVVTLPEGTEMVMPGDNTTMTVKLIQPIAMEENLKFAIREGGRTVGAGRVTKIIK; encoded by the coding sequence GTGGCGAAGGCGAAGTTCGAGCGGACTAAGCCGCACGTCAACATCGGCACCATTGGTCACATCGACCACGGTAAGACGACGCTGACGGCGGCCATCACCAAGGTCCTGCACGACCAGTTCCCGGACCTCAACCCGTACACGCCGTTCGACGAGATCGACAAGGCGCCGGAGGAGAAGGCCCGCGGCATCACGATCTCCATCGCGCACGTCGAGTACCAGACCGAGGCGCGTCACTACGCGCACGTCGACTGCCCCGGTCACGCCGACTACATCAAGAACATGATCACCGGTGCCGCGCAGATGGACGGCGCGATCCTGGTGGTGGCGGCGACCGACGGCCCGATGCCGCAGACCCGCGAGCACGTGCTGCTGGCCCGTCAGGTCGGTGTGCCGTACATCGTCGTGGCGCTCAACAAGAGCGACATGGTCGACGACGAGGAGCTCCTGGAGCTCGTCGAGCTCGAGGTCCGCGAGCTGCTCTCCTCGCAGGAGTACCCGGGTGACGACCTGCCGGTCGTCCGGGTCTCGGCGCTCAAGGCCCTGGAGGGCGACCCGGAGTGGACCGGTCGCCTGATGGAGCTCATGAACGCCGTCGACACCGCGATCCCGCAGCCGGAGCGTGAGACCGAGAAGCCGTTCCTCATGCCGATCGAGGACGTCTTCACGATCACCGGTCGTGGCACGGTCGTCACCGGTCGCGCGGAGCGCGGCATCCTCAAGCCGAACGAGGAGGTGGAGATCGTCGGCATCCGCGAGAAGTCGATGAAGACCACCTGCACCGGCATCGAGATGTTCCGCAAGCTGCTCGACGAGGCCCGCGCGGGCGAGAACGTCGGTCTGCTGCTGCGCGGCATCAAGCGCGAGGACGTCGAGCGCGGCATGGTGGTCGTCAAGCCGGGCACCACGACCCCGCACACGGAGTTCGAGGCGACGGTCTACATCCTCTCCAAGGAGGAGGGTGGCCGGCACACCCCGTTCTTCCAGAACTACCGTCCGCAGTTCTACTTCCGGACCACGGACGTCACCGGCGTCGTCACGCTGCCCGAGGGCACCGAGATGGTCATGCCGGGCGACAACACCACCATGACCGTGAAGCTGATCCAGCCGATCGCCATGGAGGAGAACCTCAAGTTCGCGATCCGCGAGGGTGGTCGTACGGTCGGCGCTGGTCGCGTCACCAAGATCATCAAGTGA
- the rplC gene encoding 50S ribosomal protein L3, which produces MDRQVKGILGAKLGMTQVWDNNKVVPVTVVQAGPCVVSQVRSAEKDGYSAIQLAYGTIDPRKVKKPISGHYAKADVAPRRHIVELRTTDAADYSPGQEVTVEEFPAGVVIDVTGKTKGKGYAGPMKRHGFHGLRASHGVERKHRSPGSIGACATPGRVFKGTRMAGRMGGVRYTVQNLTVQAIDTENNLLLVRGAIPGPKGALVLVRTAAKTKVKKGGAAK; this is translated from the coding sequence ATGGACAGGCAAGTCAAGGGGATCCTGGGCGCAAAGCTCGGCATGACCCAGGTCTGGGACAACAACAAGGTTGTCCCCGTGACCGTGGTTCAGGCCGGCCCGTGCGTCGTCAGCCAGGTTCGTAGCGCCGAGAAGGACGGTTACTCCGCGATCCAGCTCGCCTACGGCACGATCGACCCGCGCAAGGTCAAGAAGCCGATCAGCGGGCACTACGCGAAGGCGGACGTGGCGCCGCGCCGGCACATCGTCGAGCTGCGCACCACGGACGCCGCGGACTACTCGCCGGGCCAGGAGGTCACGGTCGAGGAGTTCCCGGCGGGCGTCGTCATCGACGTCACCGGCAAGACCAAGGGCAAGGGCTACGCCGGCCCGATGAAGCGGCACGGCTTCCACGGTCTGCGCGCCAGCCACGGTGTGGAGCGCAAGCACCGCTCGCCGGGCTCGATCGGCGCCTGCGCCACCCCGGGTCGCGTCTTCAAGGGCACCCGGATGGCCGGTCGGATGGGTGGCGTGCGCTACACCGTCCAGAACCTGACCGTCCAGGCGATCGACACCGAGAACAACCTCCTGCTCGTCCGTGGCGCCATCCCCGGCCCCAAGGGCGCGCTGGTCCTGGTCCGTACTGCGGCGAAGACCAAGGTGAAGAAGGGCGGTGCGGCCAAGTGA
- the fusA gene encoding elongation factor G: protein MAAADALANVRNIGIMAHIDAGKTTTTERILFYTGITYKIGEVHEGAAVMDWMEQEQERGITITSAATKCEWKGHTIQIIDTPGHVDFTVEVERSLRVLDGAVAVYDGVAGVEPQTENVWRQADKYNVPRMCFVNKLDRTGADFFRCVQMMIDRLNATPLVLQIPIGNESDFIGVVDLVEMRALTWRGETQKGEDYAVEEIPADLADSAAEWREKLMETLADVDDAVMEKYLEGEEVSVEEIKAAIRRATIAGKANPVLTGTAFKNKGIQPMLDAVVAYLPSPLDIPAIEGTATDGETPMQRKPSVKEPFSGLAFKIQTDKHLGKLTYVRIYSGTLESGSQVVNSTKDRKERIGKIYQMHANKREERSSAQAGDIIAVQGLKQTTTGDTLCDPANPVILESMTFPEPVIEVAIEPKTKADQEKLSTAIQRLAEEDPTFRVKLDDQTGQTVISGMGELHLDILVDRMRREFNVEANIGKPQVAYRETIRRKVEKVEYTHKKQTGGSGQYARVIISLEPLPLGNDAPTYEFANAVTGGRIPREFIPSVDAGAQDAMQYGILAGFPLVGIKLTLVDGQYHEVDSSEMAFKIAGSMAMKEAARKADPALLEPMMAVEVTTPEENMGDVIGDLNSRRGIIQAMEERSGARVVRALVPLSEMFGYVGDLRSKTQGRASYSMQFDSYAEVPQGVAKEIIAKATGE from the coding sequence GTGGCCGCCGCAGACGCGCTCGCCAACGTACGCAACATCGGCATCATGGCGCACATCGATGCCGGTAAGACCACTACCACCGAGCGGATCCTGTTCTACACCGGTATCACGTACAAGATCGGTGAGGTCCACGAGGGCGCTGCCGTCATGGACTGGATGGAGCAGGAGCAGGAGCGTGGTATCACCATCACCTCCGCTGCCACCAAGTGTGAGTGGAAGGGCCACACGATCCAGATCATCGACACGCCCGGCCACGTCGACTTCACGGTCGAGGTCGAGCGGTCGCTGCGGGTTCTGGACGGTGCGGTCGCGGTCTACGACGGTGTCGCCGGCGTGGAGCCGCAGACGGAGAACGTCTGGCGTCAGGCCGACAAGTACAACGTCCCGCGGATGTGCTTCGTCAACAAGCTGGACCGGACCGGTGCCGACTTCTTCCGCTGCGTGCAGATGATGATCGACCGGCTGAACGCCACCCCGCTGGTGCTGCAGATCCCGATCGGCAACGAGTCCGACTTCATCGGCGTCGTCGACCTGGTCGAGATGCGTGCCCTCACCTGGCGCGGCGAGACCCAGAAGGGTGAGGACTACGCGGTCGAGGAGATCCCGGCCGACCTCGCCGACTCGGCCGCCGAGTGGCGCGAGAAGCTGATGGAGACCCTGGCCGACGTCGACGACGCGGTGATGGAGAAGTACCTGGAGGGCGAAGAGGTCTCCGTCGAGGAGATCAAGGCCGCCATCCGTCGGGCCACCATCGCCGGCAAGGCCAACCCGGTCCTCACCGGCACCGCCTTCAAGAACAAGGGCATCCAGCCGATGCTGGACGCGGTCGTCGCGTACCTGCCGTCGCCGCTGGACATCCCGGCGATCGAGGGCACCGCCACCGACGGCGAGACCCCGATGCAGCGCAAGCCGTCGGTGAAGGAGCCGTTCTCCGGTCTGGCCTTCAAGATCCAGACGGACAAGCACCTCGGCAAGCTCACCTACGTGCGGATCTACTCCGGCACGCTCGAGTCCGGCTCCCAGGTGGTCAACTCCACCAAGGACCGCAAGGAGCGGATCGGCAAGATCTACCAGATGCACGCCAACAAGCGGGAGGAGCGCAGCTCCGCCCAGGCCGGCGACATCATCGCGGTGCAGGGTCTGAAGCAGACCACCACCGGTGACACCCTGTGCGACCCGGCGAACCCGGTCATCCTGGAGTCGATGACCTTCCCGGAGCCGGTCATCGAGGTGGCCATCGAGCCGAAGACCAAGGCCGACCAGGAGAAGCTCAGCACCGCCATCCAGCGGCTGGCCGAGGAGGACCCGACCTTCCGCGTCAAGCTGGACGACCAGACCGGTCAGACGGTCATCTCCGGCATGGGCGAGCTGCACCTGGACATCCTGGTCGACCGGATGCGCCGCGAGTTCAACGTCGAGGCGAACATCGGTAAGCCGCAGGTGGCGTACCGCGAGACCATCCGCCGCAAGGTGGAGAAGGTCGAGTACACCCACAAGAAGCAGACCGGTGGTTCCGGCCAGTACGCCCGGGTGATCATCAGCCTGGAGCCGCTGCCGCTGGGCAACGACGCCCCGACCTACGAGTTCGCCAACGCCGTCACCGGTGGCCGCATCCCGCGGGAGTTCATCCCGTCGGTGGACGCGGGCGCGCAGGACGCCATGCAGTACGGCATCCTCGCCGGCTTCCCCCTGGTGGGCATCAAGCTCACCCTGGTGGACGGCCAGTACCACGAGGTCGACTCGTCGGAAATGGCGTTCAAGATCGCCGGCTCGATGGCGATGAAGGAGGCGGCCCGCAAGGCCGACCCCGCGCTGCTCGAGCCGATGATGGCCGTTGAGGTCACCACTCCTGAGGAGAACATGGGTGACGTCATCGGCGACCTCAACTCCCGCCGTGGCATCATCCAGGCGATGGAGGAGCGCAGCGGCGCCCGCGTCGTCCGGGCCCTGGTGCCGTTGTCGGAGATGTTCGGCTACGTCGGCGACCTGCGGTCGAAGACCCAGGGCCGGGCTAGCTACAGCATGCAGTTCGACTCCTACGCCGAGGTCCCGCAGGGCGTCGCGAAGGAGATCATCGCCAAGGCGACGGGTGAGTGA
- the rplD gene encoding 50S ribosomal protein L4 has product MTTVDVLNVEGGKAGSVELPADIFDVQANIALMHQVVVAQLAAARQGTHKTKTRGEVAGGGKKPYKQKGTGRARQGSIRAPQFAGGGVVHGPVPRDYSQRTPKKMKAAALRGALSDRARAGQVHVVEAFVSGEKPSTKAALATLAKLTEARRVLVVLSSTDELNWVSLRNEPRVHLIEAGQLNTYDVLVADDVVFTKEALDEFLGVPAETTEEGGK; this is encoded by the coding sequence GTGACCACCGTTGACGTCCTCAACGTCGAAGGCGGCAAGGCCGGCTCCGTCGAGCTGCCCGCCGACATCTTCGACGTGCAGGCCAACATCGCGCTGATGCACCAGGTCGTGGTGGCCCAGCTCGCCGCGGCCCGGCAGGGCACGCACAAGACCAAGACCCGCGGCGAGGTCGCCGGTGGCGGCAAGAAGCCGTACAAGCAGAAGGGCACCGGTCGTGCCCGCCAGGGCTCGATCCGCGCGCCGCAGTTCGCCGGCGGTGGCGTGGTGCACGGCCCGGTCCCGCGCGACTACAGCCAGCGGACCCCGAAGAAGATGAAGGCCGCCGCCCTGCGTGGGGCCCTCTCCGACCGGGCGCGCGCCGGCCAGGTGCACGTCGTCGAGGCGTTCGTCTCGGGCGAGAAGCCGTCGACCAAGGCCGCTCTGGCCACGCTGGCCAAGCTGACCGAGGCCCGTCGGGTCCTCGTCGTGCTGAGCAGCACCGACGAGCTGAACTGGGTGTCGCTGCGCAACGAGCCGCGGGTGCACCTGATCGAGGCCGGCCAGCTCAACACGTACGACGTGCTGGTGGCCGACGACGTGGTCTTCACCAAGGAGGCCCTGGACGAGTTCCTGGGCGTTCCCGCCGAGACCACCGAGGAGGGTGGCAAGTGA
- the rpsS gene encoding 30S ribosomal protein S19 yields the protein MPRSLKKGPFVDDHLLKKVETQNDKGSKNVIKTWSRRSTIIPEMLGHTIAVHDGRKHVPVFVTEAMVGHKLGEFALTRTFKGHEKDDRKSRRR from the coding sequence ATGCCTCGCAGCCTGAAGAAGGGCCCGTTCGTCGACGACCACCTGCTCAAGAAGGTGGAGACGCAGAACGACAAGGGCTCGAAGAACGTCATCAAGACCTGGTCGCGGCGCTCGACGATCATCCCCGAGATGCTGGGGCACACGATCGCCGTGCACGACGGACGCAAGCACGTCCCGGTGTTCGTGACCGAGGCCATGGTCGGGCACAAGCTCGGCGAGTTCGCGCTGACCCGCACGTTCAAGGGTCACGAGAAGGACGACCGGAAGAGCCGCCGGCGCTGA
- the rplW gene encoding 50S ribosomal protein L23, which yields MSTIADPRDIIVAPVVSEKSYSELNRNWYTFLVHPDANKTEIKIAIQQIFNVRVLTVNTLNREGKRKRTKTGFGQRKATKRAIVKLADGDRIEAFGGPVS from the coding sequence GTGAGCACGATCGCCGACCCGCGGGACATCATCGTCGCGCCGGTCGTCTCGGAGAAGAGCTACAGCGAGCTGAACCGGAACTGGTACACCTTCCTGGTGCACCCGGACGCCAACAAGACCGAGATCAAGATCGCTATCCAGCAGATCTTCAACGTCCGCGTCCTGACGGTCAACACGCTCAACCGCGAGGGCAAGCGCAAGCGCACCAAGACCGGCTTCGGTCAGCGCAAGGCCACCAAGCGGGCGATCGTGAAGCTGGCTGACGGTGACCGTATCGAGGCCTTCGGCGGCCCGGTCAGCTGA
- the rpsJ gene encoding 30S ribosomal protein S10 — MAGQKIRIRLKAYDHEVVDSSARKIVETVTRTGAQVAGPVPLPTEINRFCVIRSPHKYKDSREHFEMRTHKRLIDIIDPTPKTVDSLMRLDLPAGVDIEIKL, encoded by the coding sequence ATGGCGGGACAGAAGATCCGCATCCGGCTCAAGGCCTATGACCACGAGGTCGTCGACTCCTCGGCGCGGAAGATCGTCGAGACGGTGACGCGTACTGGGGCGCAGGTCGCAGGCCCGGTGCCGCTGCCCACGGAGATCAACCGTTTCTGCGTTATCCGCTCGCCGCACAAGTACAAGGACTCGCGCGAGCACTTCGAGATGCGCACGCACAAGCGGCTGATCGACATCATCGACCCGACCCCGAAGACGGTCGACTCGCTCATGCGCCTCGACCTGCCGGCTGGCGTCGACATCGAGATCAAGCTGTAG